The nucleotide sequence TGGCTATGAGTACTCGCATGCAGAGTGCGGTTATCTTCAGATTGCGTCTGAGTCGGGGATCGCCGGACTGGTCGTGACGGGACTGGTCATCGCGACCTGCTTCTGGTGGTGCCTGGGGGCACTTTGGAACAGGGATCAGAAAGCGAGTTCCGCCGCCGCCGCCATCCTGGCGAGTCTGATAGCCAACGTCGCGCATGCGGCCTGCGACTTCTTCTGGTACACCCCGTCGTGCATGATCATGCTGGCTGTGCAACTGGCTTGCGTTGCCCGGCTGTACCGTATCGCGCGGCAAAGCGCGGGGGCTCGGGCCTATACGTTCCGACTTCCACGCCTGGTTTCGGCGATGGGGATGTGTGTCGTCGGCGCTGTCGCCGTCTGGATGTTTGATCTCAAGTATCCTTCGCTGCAGGCCGCGATGTATCGCACGCACGGACCGCGATTGGAGACGTCTGAAGACAACGATCTGACAGAGGAAGAATTCGAGGCGGAAACACAGCAGCGTCTCAAAGAAATTGTGCTGGCCGCGCGCGTGAATCCGCACGATGCCAAACTGCAGGAAACGGCCTGCTTTGCCTACATGCAGCTCTTCGATCTGCGACAGCAGAAGGCCGAGAACACCATGTCGGTGGGGATGCTGCGTGACGCTGTGAAAGCATCGGAATTCCCTTCCGCGGAAGCCTCCAGCGAGTGGCTCAGTCGCTCCGTCGGGACCAATCTCAAGTTCCTTAGGCTGGCCAAACGCTCTCTCAACCGGTCACTGACCAACAGTCCTTTACGGTCGAAGTCGTACATCCTGCTGGCCGACCTCAATTTTCTGGATCGCCTGGATGATGCGGACTTTCTGGAACGCTGCCTCAGCCAGTCGCTGAAACTGCGGCCCCGGGACCCCGATACGATGTATCTGGTTGGTGCTTCGGAACTGCAGGAAGGGGACATGGACCGAGCTCTCGAGTACTGGCGTCCCGCGTTCGCTGGCAGCCGCCGCATGCAGGAACGGATCGCGAACATCCTGGCCGGTCAGATGGACGTGGAATTCTTTGAAACCGAATTTCAGCCTGACTGGAAAGCACTGGAGCTCATCGGACAAGCCTACAAGAAAGTGGGGCGCGACGAAGAGGCTGAACGGGTCCAGCGGAGATACATCGAAGAAGGACTCGTCCGGGCAGAATCCCTCACGTCCGATGAGGAACTGGAAACCACCATGATCTCGGTCAGAAACGCCTGCATTGAACTGGGGGATCGCGACGAGGCGGTGAATGTATTGAAGCTGGCCGTGGAACGGTTGCCTCATTCGTACTCGATTCACTACATGCTCGGCCTGGACCTGATGAATTCCGATCGCGTCGTCGAAGCGTCAGAGCATCTCGAATGGTGCACTAACCGGCAGCCGGGTGACTCGAACCTGCGAAAACTGACCTCCAAGGCGGTCATCGAACGGCTGAAGCTGACCCCTTCTTCGATGGATGAGATCGAAGACGAAATCGAACAGACCAGTTTTCAACCCTGATCTCTCGGCGAACGAGAACGACGCGGGGGCGTGTGAAGTACCGGGTGAATCCCTGAATGCGAGGCCACCTCTCTCATGGAGGTCATCTCGAAACGCCCCGCTCTACCAGACGCACGTGCATCGAAGAAGGCGCGTTAGGCGTTTTGTTTCACCGGGCTGTCGGCGTCAGGAAAGTTGATTCAAATTCCAGTTGGATGTTGCCGACTTCGCAGTCGTCGAATTCGGTGGTCCGCTTCTCCAGAGAATGCTGTTTCAACTGGAACGTATTCCGGCCGGGCTTTAGCAGGCTGTCGGGAATGGGGAGCCGGACTCGATCCGGATTTGCGGCACTTGCCTTGAAACGGACCTGCGAATTCAAATCCCCGATGCTGTCCCCATTGATCAGAACTTCCGTGATCAATTGACCGCGGCGAAGTTCGGGAAGAAACGGGCTGGCGGGCGGGGCTTTCGGACCTGACGCCTCGAGTTCGGCGACGTCGATTGTGAAGAACGCCTCCCCGGCGGGAACGTCATTGAGCACGACCTCACCCGAGACTTCGGTTCCGTCCGGTAATTGACGATGAAAATCGGAGCGAATGGAATTTCCCAGATGAAACCGTCGTGCGTCGACCAGAAGCGACTGGCCGAAGAAACGTGGGGTCACTCGAAGGACTTCAGACCATCGAAACGTCATGTCTCCCATCAGCGGATGCCTTACCTGGATTTGCCTGGCGTCGATATCACGGATCGTGCCGGTCAGACGCTCGGGCAGGCAGTCGGGACGGTCGACGAAGGGCTGCAGTTGAATGAGGGCCGAGACACCTGTTGCCGGATTGGTTCGCTGGTTGACTGCGCGATCGGGTTGATGCCAGTTCAAGGAAACCAGTTGCGAGAGCGGGATTGATCGGGAC is from Schlesneria sp. DSM 10557 and encodes:
- a CDS encoding O-antigen ligase family protein, which translates into the protein MSHKAIPQSSRRRRSSRHNNPISDFGISSTKANQPFLVTATDICLWGTLIAVSIGMAGRLPSGQLALVIGASVTTFCWIMHLLTTSEPRYSWSGSEWLWIAGILVGVAQIVPLPTEYLLAISPQIKEVLPFWFDPETAGIFPSAWNQLSLAPWETTSGIATFVSYALLFLIAFQRIRTVDDVEQTLCRCALAAVAMMCFAQVQFLLSNGKFFWVYEHPFMSTMTYPLGCFTNRNHLSQFLALGTAPLIWWVLRRLQQQKEDRANSTGMPDGMHGLCVTLLLCALGGIVLTVLLTLSRGGLAAVALTTLVAIIVLCRTGLASAKFGFALILVGVGASTLFSMSKYEAVLANRLEQDSGRTEIWQANIRVAQEFPVLGTGVGTHSDAYQLHIQNEGEDGYEYSHAECGYLQIASESGIAGLVVTGLVIATCFWWCLGALWNRDQKASSAAAAILASLIANVAHAACDFFWYTPSCMIMLAVQLACVARLYRIARQSAGARAYTFRLPRLVSAMGMCVVGAVAVWMFDLKYPSLQAAMYRTHGPRLETSEDNDLTEEEFEAETQQRLKEIVLAARVNPHDAKLQETACFAYMQLFDLRQQKAENTMSVGMLRDAVKASEFPSAEASSEWLSRSVGTNLKFLRLAKRSLNRSLTNSPLRSKSYILLADLNFLDRLDDADFLERCLSQSLKLRPRDPDTMYLVGASELQEGDMDRALEYWRPAFAGSRRMQERIANILAGQMDVEFFETEFQPDWKALELIGQAYKKVGRDEEAERVQRRYIEEGLVRAESLTSDEELETTMISVRNACIELGDRDEAVNVLKLAVERLPHSYSIHYMLGLDLMNSDRVVEASEHLEWCTNRQPGDSNLRKLTSKAVIERLKLTPSSMDEIEDEIEQTSFQP